tacaggttctgaggctaattaaatgcagataaggcaccaagtgagtttaattaccaccttaatcccttaatcagccacagaacctgtgtaattaatatgtgttcgggtttaaagggatgaggtggcaaatcTAGCTGGGCCCCTGGGCAGGAGTAACCCAGGGATGCCTGGCCGGAAGAGAAAGCAGCGGCTTGGAACGCAAATGCGCTCCTGCTACCACAGACTGGAAGACATTAGAGCCAGAGAAGAAACAGACAAACAGAAACACACAAACCGCTGCCatggaatatgtaatataaaagtatacatcacAGTACACGGCAACTTCAATCCTGCTTCCACGATCAGAACGGACCAGGTAGGTTGATCACACCGGGCTTGGGGAAGATAGGGCTATCTGGACATTGCAccacttgcctgccaatggccaggctttCAGGTAGACGAATAACCAAACTGGTCCTTAgaagaaggacaaaaaaggaacacggccgcTGACTTTGAGGAAAGATTTATGGGAGGGGGTGGAGGCGGGGTtatcccacacgtatgctgccatggagtctgtcaggaaaaaaagaTTACCTGAATAAAGAAAAGTTTTGGCTTCCCGACTAGTTGTTTGCAGCTTTCTCCTTTGAATAGGTTAAACAGGAACTCTTCTTCCATGAAATCATCATAACAGTAAAATCCTCCGTCTTTTCCATGGCTTAATACAACACAAACAAAGCAACCTCTTTGACTGTGATCTTCCTCGGCAACTTAAATACAGAAAAAACAAATGAACtaataagaagagtaaaaagtCAATGAACAATTTCATAACAAACACAAACCGAAATAGTGTTATAATAAGCCTCATGCATGAAAGCATCTATAATGACGGTTTAAAACATGAAATGACAGATTTCAGCTTGGTTGTGTTATGATGATGATACATATGTGGGCAAAGATACATTCACTGGCTGACTATTTTATTTTTCCCTCTAAATATAGTGGTGCATTGACCTGCAAGAACACTCAGGTGACTATCAGTGTCTAAGGCAATGGCAGGTGACAAAGGTGTCAGAAGACAGTTGAAATTTGCCTGCATGACGGACCACCTTCCTGTGTCTAAGGGCAccttaaccatttgacctctggaaggttttacccccttaatggccagggcATTGTTTGCTATTTAGCTACTTTAaatggcaattgcacagtcatgcaacactgtatgcaaattcaatttatatagtttttacacaaatagagcttccttttggtggtatttgctcaccagtaggttttttatcttttgcgatcTAAATGAGAAAAGACGAAAAAtttgggaaaataaataaataaataaattctaccttctgttataaaacatatccaataaaaaaaaaaaaaaaaaaaaaaaaaaaaaaaaaaaaaaaatcgaatttctttataaatttaggacgAAATGTATTATGTTATATGTCTttggtagaatttttttttcaataggtgtatattaattggtttgtgcaaaagttatagcgtgtacaaactatggtatatatataccgtatatactccagtataggtcgatccgagtataagtcgaggccctaatttaccacaaaaaaaaaaaaaaatgggaaaaaacttattgacctgagtataagacgagggtgagaaatgcagcagctactgtaagtggaaaaagagggtcaacaatgcccatctgcagctgtatacctccctgtgtcctgtgcatgtgtcatgtgtcctgtgtatatgtgcatgtgtcctgtgtatatgtgccaagtgtatatgtgcatgtgtcctgtacctgtgtcttgtgtatgtgtctgtatcatgtgtatgtgtgcatgcctccgtgtgccgttCTGCAACGATCAGCGTGTggtattactattcggcggccattcactgttcaaaagccgcgcctcttcCTCATCCGTGATAGGCAAAAAACTAAATTtcccagcggtcagcctatcacggacattctctcatcctcataccacggacgaggatgagagaatgtccatgataggctgtacactgactgctgggaaatggagttttctgcctatcacagatgaggaggaggtgcggcttttgaacagtaattggccgctgaatagtaatagcacacgctggccgtcgtctgcctgcatgacacgctgatcatgtaggcagacggcggtgactcgagtataattcgaggggggcactttcagcacaaaaaaaagggctgaaaatatcGACTTATacggtatgtatgtatatatatatatatatatatataaatttatgcagctatagatgctatactgtaatgaaATTGAACAGCAATTTATagtagtgggactgtgatagggtggtgggcaatctggcgctaacagacactatatgggagggtcactaactgactatgacttcactagtgacactaatacagtgatcagtgataatactgcacactgacactgtactaatggcactggctgataacatctaggggcaatcaagcgGTAACTATGGGCCTAACCATGCTTGCTGCTTTTACTtttgatctggctgttttttctctttaaccactagaggaccagccgccacagttatactgccgcaggttggctcccctgggcaaatcgccgtagctgtacatcggctgctttaagaccactagggggagcGCCCACGGCGTGATGACAGAGCTGATGTGCGTGCCCGGCGCCCAGGATGTtggccgggcacccgcgatcattcctgagagagagagagagaacgaagaTCTATGTTTTGTCAGGAGAGAGAAGACAGCGATCGTTCTCCTtcttcaggcagtcccatccccccacagttagaatcactgcctaggacacacatttaaccccttgatcgccccctagtgttaactcattccctgccaatgtcatttatacagtaatcagtggctatttttagctctgatcgctgtataaatgtcaatggtcccaaaaaaaaagtgtcaaaagtgtctgatctgtccgccgcaatgtcgcagtcccgctaaaaatcgaagatcaccaccattgctagtaaaaatgctaaaaataataaaaatgccataaatctatcccccattttgtagacgctatagcttttgtgcaaaccaatcaatataccctttttgcgtttttttttttttttttttaccaaaaatatgtagaataatacacattggcctaaacagaggaagaaatttgtttttttatatttattggggggatatttataaatatttctttttttttcaaaattgtcttttttttgtttatagcgcaaaaaataaaaactgcagaggtgatcaaataccaccaaaagaaagctctatttgtgggtaaaaaaaatattgtttggggacagcgtcgcacgaccacacaattatcggttaaagcgatgcagtgccgtatcgcaaaaaaatggcctggtcattaaccgcttgccgaccagccgccacagtcttactgcggcagaatggcacggctggatgaaacgttaccttacgtcgcttttggccactaggggagcATGCGCGCCACCAGAGGCATGTCCCCAGAGCAAATGCGAGTGCACGGTGGGCGCGATGAccgtcgggcacccgcgatcgctcgtgacagagcgagaaccgggatctgtgtgtgtaaacacacaaatcctggttctttaaggggagtagagagagatcgtgtgttcatactaagtatgaacactgatctctctctcctcctagtcagtctcatcccccctacagttagaacagacctagggaacacagttaaccccttgatcaccccctaatgttaaccccttccctgccagtgacatttatacagtaatcagtgcatttttatagcactgatcactgtaaaattgtcaatggtcccaaaaatgtgtcaaaagtgtccaatttgtccaccacagtattgcagtcccgataaaaatcgcagatcgccgccattactagtaaaaaaaataataataaaaattccaataattttatcccctattttgagatgctataacttttgcacaaaccaatcaatatacgcttattgcaattttttttaccaaaactatgtagaagaatgcatatcggcctaaactgaggaaaaaatttgttttttgataaaaaatttcggatactatagcaaaaagtaaaatatattgtgttttttaaaaaatgttgctcttcttttgtttataacgcaaaaaataaaaaccgcagaggtgatcaaataccaccaatagaaagtgggaaaaaaaggatgtcaattttgtttgggtacagcgtcccacaaCCGCGCCctcgcagtgccatatcgcaaaaaatggccttatcattgagcagccaaatcttcctgggctgaagtggttaagggggcaaatccttccagcgcttaaagtagttgtaaacccatgaacaaaataaaaaaaaaaaacctgcaagacaaaggcataatgtatgcatagcatactagctcattatgaattacttaccttagatcgaagccctcgcAGCGGTCCTCATACCCCGCTCCAGCCAGCggcatcgctcccggagttacttccgggtatcgcgggctccggtgctgtgattggccggagccgcaatcatgtcactcccacgcatgcgcgtgggagctggcagtaacggcacactcactgaaacggcacgtacgtgccattggtttagtgcgcatgtgccgatgacattggcacatgcagatacaagggttatctcctaaaccgtgcaggtttagaagatatccggggtagctacaagtaagccttattatagacttacctgtagtaaaagtggttgtaaagggtttacaaccacttacaagtccatccagttcaaccataaaaaaaaaaaaaaaaaaaaaaaaaaaaaaaaataatatcgtacaatccaatatacccaattctatatccacagttgatccagaggaaggcaaaaaaaccccagcagagcacgctccaatttactacagcaggggaaaaaattccttattgatccctcaagaggcaatcgtattttccctggatcaactttacctataaatgctagtactttaagtggttaaagctgcacTTCTGTTAGTCAaacaatatttttctttattttttttttaaacttttttattttactttttttatttataaagaggTTATATATTACAATAGCTAAATCTGGGTctatagtgcatgttcaaaccttaataccataaataataacatgttaatagatttttactccaggagtatataatgagtttggcaattctagagaaatgcttaaataatgcattacaatttaactaaacccatttgattttagtcaactaaaatataaaactaaaacaattcagatgaccaaaatatgactaaaattaaaatgctatTTCAGTCAAAAGACTGTgacaaactaaattgaaatttgaggtcataaaataatgccgcgtacacacggtctgacttttcggctacaaaagtccgacagcctgtccgacagactttcgacggacttttggcggacttgcggcagactttctaacgaacggacttgcctacacatgatcacacaaaagtccaacggattcgtacgtgatgacgtacaccggactaaaataaagaagttgatagccagtagccaatagctgccctagcatgggtttttgtccgtcggactagcatacagacgagcggatttctgagtccggcgtagttacgacgtaaagatttgaagcatgtttcaaatctaaagtccgtcagatttgcgctggaaaagtcagttgaaagtccggggaagcccacacacgatcggattgtcagccgtattttgtccgtcggcatccgtcggacttttgtagacgaaaagtccgaccgtgtgtacgcggcataacactactaAGCAGTAATACTGACCTTCTTTCATTACTTCAGCTATTCTTCCAGCTGTTGCATTGTTCTCAATTCTTACTTCGAATCCATAACTTGTAAAGACCTCGCTGAGTGATTCCACATCTTTATTAGTACCTGGTCGATTTCCTGTTTTTAGCTTTTCTTTGTAAATTAGCTCTTagaaaaacattaataaataaaaaaaaacataaaaaagaatatTTCAGCTAAAGAAATATTGTAaatcattatatattataatatataatatcatATAGTAGTGATTTTGAACAGCCTCATATAGCATGTCTCGagcctctgacagtctcctgcagcatgtctgcaatatctgaccatctcctgtattataaccATGGTCTCttacaatctcttgtatcatgcccatagtctttgactatatcctgttgtgcgTTTGCTGCCTCCGATAATGAATGGTCACAGACTGTATGTGGAGCCCTTTGGTGAAGTTGGGAGATGCACTTGAGACCCCTCATATcaaaaagttgaccaccactggtctATAGTGTTTAAAATCAGCTACATCAGTTattttcaaaacataaaaaaactgtGGTTAAATTGACATAAATACCATATTGATCAGTAGTGACAACTTTCTAGACATATGTAAGGGGCCTCAGTGTGGTTTTAGGTCACCAAAGGGTCACGGATTACATTAAAAAGAGGAGTTGAGGCATCATACTGGATGCAGCAATGgtctaatgctgcatctgtcccctgctggctatAAGACAGAGTTATTGCTGTCTGCTCAGCTACCCCGCAttcactggaacgctgggctgtagagggggcgggagcagccagctcaggctctcaggggctcactgagaggctgagccaggtctaatctaatctaatttgtgtaatggtttagatgaaaaggaAGCTTCCTGCTAATTTCAACaaacatacgtgtgtgtgtgtgtggattttGTTTGTGCACtgcctttttgtattttatttcttattaaaattttctgtttttgcttatgataatcctACAATTAATTTTTTAGGGGTTTGGGGTGAGGAGTTCTGATAACCAAAAAGGTTTGtcattagcttgatttgtatccctgcttttctaatgtgatttttaatgtgtctaatttttagaGTCTTACCCTTGTAgcttgtaagctcttttgagcagagcCCTTCTAattatattgtcaaatgctggagcatcatttccatgccttttttctttttattcccaaGTACattaatgagagagagagagagaaagagagaaagagagagagagagagagaaagagagaaagagagaaagagagaaagagagaaagagagaaagagagaaagagagaaagagagaaagagagaaagagagagagagattattttATATCATAAAGTCCACCTAAtgatgataaaaaagataaaaatagtgAATGTCTATATATATTTCAATGCACAAAGTGGATATCCGTATATTCAGCAGTGTGTTCTTCTTATTATttcataaaggaaaaaaggaagaagattGGCCTCTTACCAGACAGGATGGATCCCAAATTATAGGGATCAAAAGCGCTTGTTTTCAGGTAACCACCTGCAGTATTCCACACTGTCGGCTCCCAAGAGAGCAAGACCTCCTCCCACTGTACTGATCGATCCACCAGTGATCACGAAATAATATGCAAACACTTCCCAATCCTTCAATAGGTCAGCTCAGTTgctctccagcatctgtctgaggAGCCCGAGCCATTGGTGAGTGCACAGTCCCAGGTGTCTCCTAGACGAGGCTTCATTGTCTGCAGGATCCCAGACAGCACTGCTCACTATGCCAGGAAATCTCAAGCAGAGATCAGCAGGAGGAAAGGCTGctgctttatgaaaaaataagaacACACCACTGAATATACGGATAtccactttgtgcattggaatatGTATAGACATTTACTATTTTTATCTTGTTTATCATCATTGTGTGGACTTTATGATATAAGATAATTTCACAGTTTTGTTAGGTTTgcgcactttattatatatatatattttgaattgAGTATATTTTTAGGTTGCTGCACATATATATTTTGCTTTCACTGAATTTTTGCCTGGATTATTtctttcattaatattttttttttggttaagcgCAAGATATTGCATTTTAAATATAAACCATAAAcacgcccttgcctatataacagctgtcaaaacgaagagacagcagtcggcgtgAGCCCTCGCATGGAAGGCGAAGTGTTtttagttttttctatttttcgtgtCCATCAGGCAATGTGATTGACAATGgctgtacatcgcgggacactttttttcctttttaaccacttgcctacagggcactcacacccccttcctggccaagccatttttcagctttcaggtcttttgcacttcgaatgacaattgcgcggtcatgctacactgtacccaaacaaatttttttatcattttcttcacacaaatagagctttcttttggtggtatttaatcactgctgtttttttttttaatttcttacagtttctttcagtaaattttgtaactaagtaatttttctccttcactcatgtgcgctgatgaggcggcactgatgggcactgataggctgaactggtgggcactgattaggtggcactgatgaggaggcactaatatgccatacttatgtgcactgataggtggcactgaaggccactaataggcagcactggtagacgGCATGGATAGGccgtactaatgggcactgatgggcattgatgggtggcactgatgggcgacactgatgggcattgatcgacagatACAAAGGTAAAGGGATTGGGGTAAACTTGCCCCAGGGACTTTCAAGGTGCTTACAGTATCaagtaaatacaaataaaataatgtATGCAAAATCTAAATTATGTAAAATGAatcttttattcaaatatttattCTTACAAAAATATCATCAAAAGGTTAAAAACAGCCAATCTATCAATCTGAATCAATCAATTAAGACAGGAGATTTGACAAAACCACTCAATGAATACCACTCAGCATGTTTTGCTCAATTCGTGAGCTTCATCAGAAGTTTTTTGGTACATATGTGGCATACTATAGATGCCATTACCTTCGTATCTACTtaatagggatgtggtgctaagggaAAACTGTCCCTGCCCTCCCAATATAGaaattgatcgacagcagtgatgggcagcactgataggcggcactgatagccagcactgactggcattgctatgGGCCCTGATTGGtggccactgattgctgccactggtgggcactcattggtgacactgttggatctatattgtaatcagggcactgatgatcagttccctgattacatgcctagatgtccccctgcgtggagatgccgctgatcgactTTCCTCGCCactcactctgtcagtgtgaggcaaggagcaccAATTATCGGCATCTCCATGTttatatgtgaccggctgtgattggacacagccgttcacatggttaaagagccacagacgcagctctttacagagatcggggtcgtgccatgtcctagcaacacggtgcggccgtGCGAGAGCTGCCGTTCTGGGACGCCTTCAAATgacattgtcccagaacgagagccgcaccaccccgccgtcatttgatgatgggcgggcggcaactagttaataaaagaattgtcaaaaactgtctcttgttgttTGTacatttggacacttttttggtaaatgggtaggcctacccattcacatgggggggccggaatctgggggcccacttgttaaagagggcttccagcttccgataagcccccccccccccgcagaccctgacaaccacagcccagggttgtcgggaagattcccctgtccccatcaacatggttacATGgtcctttggggtgggggtgcagagcccctcctgtcccaaagcacccacctatgttgagggcatgtggcctagtatggttcaggaggtggggctcgctcatccccccccttttcctggccagtcaggctgcatgctaggataagggcctggtatggactggggggaccccacgccattttttataatCTAtgttgccgggagccggcaatacattacagctgcaagcaagtttaaatgacattttttcctttagaaatgtaattattgctgcagcatgtttttgacatagcacagatgcgccactttacaggcagactaaggggacccctccaggcacgagatttaaaggaatatttaatttttattgtttcactttaggcatcattaaaatcactgctcctttataaactacttttttacaaactttttttgcattactgcaagtcccccagggcagaacccaggtccccatacactttttatgccaataacttgcatataagccttcaaaattaggacttttgattttgcatgttcaagtcccattgactttaaaaaTCTGCGCATATGCCGATTTGACATTTACAGaggcatgttcgccggcaatagcGCACTTTTCCATTTGCATGTTACCCAGTTAAAGTCTTAATTGGCTGAAATTGGAGTAACTAAATGTAGAGCGACCATTACTTCCTGGATGTCTTAGTAAATGAACCTCAGCGTGTTTGCTTACATCGGATCGCAAGGTATTGAAGCACCATGCCACCCAGTTGCTCTGCATTttgcaaaagtagtgcaggcactacTTTTGTTGCAGTCCAGCATGATTttaacccattcaaatgaatgggctgaaatcgcactgcactggggatcacatgtgaatcgcacaggaacacacaGCATGTTCCTTGGCAATTCATGGTGTGAACCGACCCCAAGTAACAATGTGACTGGGTGACATTGCTGCCAGATGCGCAGGGCCAAGTAGGAAACACACAGTCGGTATTGTGGAGCGCTAACCATTTGTATTGAGCATTTGAAATAAGAACTAGCAGTTGTACCACATTGCCAATAAATTAAATTCATGAAAGTCATTTTGGCAACTTTTGTGGCCCTTTTGTTAATTAGAAGCCCAAAATAAATGGGCACCAATCGCACTGCACTGAATTGCatctgaattgcacaggaatgcagtataattcacatgcagttcatagtgtgaaccgaggcttattcTTCTAATGTCCCTGCTAAACTAACTGTATTTCATAAGAATAAATGAGCTTAAAGAACACAGATGTCATAATAGTATGATTTGAAAATATTTCTGAATACCTACCATCATCCAACTTTTCCATGTTTATAATGACACATACTCCCTTCTCAGGATAATCCAGatcatatttgtatttttttatgtctTCAAGGTCTTCATCTCTTGTAATGGAATAATTTTTCCTGGTCAGAAATAAGtagtacataaataaaaaaaaaaaaaaaaaatacaaaaaaatacacgtacaaataaaaaaacaatattataattTAAGGGTTCAGACCATCCTCCTATGTACATCACACGCAAAAGTGTAATCTTGTTGTGCTGTCTTGAACCCAATGAAACAGAAAAGACACACTTGCTGTTGGGTATACATTATAAGGGTTATGTCCTGAATTTTGGGAACATCATGCAAGTTTATTTTCCAACGTGCTGAATTTGGTGTTTCAGATTTGTTTTATGCATGATCAAGAAGAGGAAATAGATCACATTTTTTATGCTCTTTATAAAACCTTTTCAAAAACATACTTTTTGTCTCTGTGGTCATTTCTTAAGACGTTTTAAGTAAAGTGAGATCTCAGAGTAATACATCTGGCCACAGGCAGCCAATGTATCATTTCTGGAACAAGAAGCACTTTTTTCCTCCCGTGTACTCCCCATGGCCCTATATAATTATTCATGCCCTGGATTATTGGATCCGTAGTTTGCAACAACAATATTAGGAAAAACATAATTGTGGAGCAGGACACCCGAAAGAACTTAAGTCACAGcgaaacatcaaaatataaaaataatactttattagaaaaaaaattctctacaagagcttaacctccctggcggtatgattatttcagatttttgcacctcaaagcggtacaattattttgcatagaaatttggcattttatattgtaggcctgtaattcttagcaataacacacttatatctgtccaccaagagtctagtagatattccgggtatgatgaagtttgaaacacaaaaaaataaattataatataataaataaatacttaaaaaaaataataatataataataaaataaatttccccatgattcactatcgctaaattctgcaagtgttctaatttactatcgctgttttctagctggtctaaagccacttttgacataaaaggtacactttttggttgctatggacaatatcaagtttccaggcagaacgaacagtgtatacagtatatataatataaaactgcatgcagggcatttgacaaagcactggggacaaaagggaagtgaaatgatttcatacagtactgtattctgtaagattacagtactgtatgtgttatgatttttaagtttttttttttttatttgccgctaggctccgcccccgtgcgtcgcgacgctcgcagggaagggagcctggcacagagaggcttcggaggaggacacagcccgcagacaca
This window of the Aquarana catesbeiana isolate 2022-GZ linkage group LG01, ASM4218655v1, whole genome shotgun sequence genome carries:
- the LOC141113848 gene encoding caspase-3-like gives rise to the protein MAEEEGHSFQNVTEPSDSNRKNYSITRDEDLEDIKKYKYDLDYPEKGVCVIINMEKLDDELIYKEKLKTGNRPGTNKDVESLSEVFTSYGFEVRIENNATAGRIAEVMKEVAEEDHSQRGCFVCVVLSHGKDGGFYCYDDFMEEEFLFNLFKGESCKQLVGKPKLFFIQACRGDKFDSGVTPYASVATTSTGRIPIEADFLCHYSTSQGYVAFRHVSYGSWFIQSLCEMLKKYGKKYELMQILTRVNHKVALEYEANGKKEMPCIVSKLTKDLYL